In Phragmites australis chromosome 16, lpPhrAust1.1, whole genome shotgun sequence, one DNA window encodes the following:
- the LOC133895518 gene encoding conserved oligomeric Golgi complex subunit 3-like isoform X3, with the protein MATPPPSTLPKSGAVSKGYNFASTWEQNAPLTEQQKAAIAALSHAVAERPLPANLEKSLGKDGGANVPEKESALEEAGAMDAVLVNTHQFYKWFAELESVMKSETEEKYRLYENTLEERVNTCDGILKQVDDTLNLFEELQSLHSSVATKTKTLHDACDQLVSSSFYSQNMNIGNGQFLPLLKRLDECISYVENNPQYAESAVYLVKFCQLQSRALSMIRSHVLSILKGASSQVQAAIRGSNSGKNVVTEGVEASLIYVRFKAAASELKPILGEIESRSSRKEYAQILSECHSLFCEQRLYLVRGTVQQRISEFARKEALPSLTRSGCAYLMEACQFEHQLFAHFFPSSAADVSSMAPLMDPLCTYLYDTLRPRLIYEGNIDSLCELVDILKVEVLGEQLSRRGESVVGLRPIFQRILADVHERLAFCARTHIREEIANFRPSDEDLDYPGKLERSVDTTSSATVGDNSDIYVTWYRPLEKTVSCLSKLYRCLEPSVFTGLAQEIVEVCSTSLQSASKIISKKATPMDGQLFLIKHLLILREQIAPFAIEFSVTHKELDFSHLLDHLRRILRGQVSLFDWSRSTSLARTFSPRILENQIDARKELEKSLKATCEEFIMSITKLVVDPMLSFVTKVTAVKVALSSGSQGQKLDSVLAKPLKTQAFASPDKVGELVQKVATAIQQDLPKVMTKMRLYLQNPSTRMILFKPIKTNIVEAHIQLQSLLKSEYTTDEMQSIGMLAIPDLQSQLDSLL; encoded by the exons ATggcgacgccgccgccgtccaccCTGCCCAAGTCGGGGGCGGTCTCCAAGGGCTACAACTTCGCCTCCACCTGGGAGCAG AACGCGCCGCTCACGGAGCAGCAGAAGGCCGCGATCGCCGCGCTCTCCCATGCCGTGGCCGAGCGGCCGTTGCCGGCCAAtctt GAGAAGAGTTTGGGGAAGGATGGAGGTGCGAATGTGCCAGAGAAAGAGTCCGCTTTGGAGGAGGCTGGTGCAATGGATGCAGTCTTGGTGAATACACATCAG TTCTACAAGTGGTTTGCAGAATTGGAGTCAGTTATGAAATCTGAG ACAGAGGAAAAGTATCGCCTCTACGAGAATACATTAGAGGAGCGTGTCAACACATGTGACGGTATCCTTAAGCAA GTTGATGACACATTGAACTTATTTGAGGAACTACAGTCCTTGCACTCGAGTGTTGCCACAAAGACAAAAACTTTGCATGATGCCTGCGACCAACTT GTTTCAAGCAGCTTTTATTCTCAAAATATGAACATTGGAAACGGACAGTTTCTCCCACTGTTAAAGCGCCTTGATGAATGTATCTC ATATGTTGAAAACAATCCACAATATGCTGAATCTGCTGTTTACTTGGTCAAGTTTTGCCAACTTCAA TCTCGTGCATTAAGTATGATTCGGTCACATGTGCTGTCAATACTTAAAGGCGCTTCATCCCAG GTTCAAGCTGCAATTCGAGGCAGCAATTCTGGCAAAAACGTTGTCACAGAGGGTGTGGAGGCATCTCTTATCTATGTTCGCTTCAAGGCGGCAGCTAGTGAG CTAAAACCGATATTAGGTGAAATTGAAAGTAGATCTTCTAGGAAGGAGTACGCGCAGATTCTTTCCGAGTGTCACAGTTTGTTTTGTGAACAGAGGCTGTACTTG GTACGAGGTACGGTACAGCAACGAATCTCGGAGTTTGCAAGAAAAGAGGCCTTACCTTCGTTAACAAGGTCTGGTTGTGCCTATCTGATGGAG GCATGCCAGTTTGAGCACCAGCTTTTTGCTCACTTCTTCCCATCATCTGCTGCAGATGTTTCAAGTATGGCTCCTTTAATGGACCCACT gTGCACATACTTATATGATACCCTGAGGCCTAGACTGATATATGAAGGAAATATTGATTCTCTCTGTGAACTTGTTGACATTCTGAAAGTTGAAGTGCTAGGAGAACAATTGAGTAGACGTGGTGAATCAGTAGTTGGTCTCCGTCCAATATTCCAAAGGATACTCGCTGATGTTCATGAGCGGTTAGCATTTTGTGCTCGGACTCATATCCGTGAAGAG ATTGCAAATTTTCGCCCTTCTGATGAAGATCTGGATTATCCTGGAAAGCTTGAGCGATCTGTGGATACAACTTCAAGTGCTACT GTTGGTGACAACTCAGACATATATGTGACATGGTACAGACCATTGGAGAAAACAGTTTCGTGCCTATCAAAGCTATATCGCTGCTTAGAACCTTCTGTCTTTACTGGATTAGCCCAG GAAATTGTAGAAGTTTGCTCAACATCTCTGCAG AGTGCAAGCAAGATCATCTCAAAGAAAGCAACCCCAATGGATGGTCAGCTTTTTCTAATTAAGCACCTCCTCATTTTAAGGGAACAG ATTGCTCCATTCGCCATTGAGTTCTCTGTCACGCATAAGGAGCTGGATTTCTCCCATTTGCTG GATCACCTAAGAAGGATTCTCAGGGGCCAGGTCTCATTGTTTGATTGGTCAAGGTCAACATCACTAGCTAGGACCTTTTCTCCCCGCATTTTGGAGAATCAAATTGATGCCAGAAAA GAATTGGAGAAAAGCCTCAAAGCTACCTGTGAAGAGTTTATAATGTCCATCACCAAATTAGTAGTGGACCCAATGCTTTCTTTTGTTACTAAG GTAACTGCTGTCAAAGTTGCATTGTCCTCCGGTAGCCAGGGTCAGAAGTTGGATTCTGTTCTAGCAAAACCCCTGAAGACTCAAGCATTTGCTTCTCCTGATAAAGTTGGAGAGCTAGTACAAAAG GTTGCCACCGCTATTCAACAAGATTTGCCCAAAGTAATGACCAAGATGAGGTTGTATTTGCAAAATCCATCTACACGAATGATCTTATTCAAACCTATCAA GACAAATATAGTCGAGGCTCATATACAGCTGCAGTCCCTTCTGAAGTCAGAATACACCACTGATGAAATGCAATCCATCGGTATGTTGGCTATACCTGATTTGCAGTCTCAACTTGATAGCCTTTTGTAG
- the LOC133895518 gene encoding conserved oligomeric Golgi complex subunit 3-like isoform X1, giving the protein MATPPPSTLPKSGAVSKGYNFASTWEQNAPLTEQQKAAIAALSHAVAERPLPANLEKSLGKDGGANVPEKESALEEAGAMDAVLVNTHQFYKWFAELESVMKSETEEKYRLYENTLEERVNTCDGILKQVDDTLNLFEELQSLHSSVATKTKTLHDACDQLLVEKQRLIEFAEALRSRLNYFDELENVSSSFYSQNMNIGNGQFLPLLKRLDECISYVENNPQYAESAVYLVKFCQLQSRALSMIRSHVLSILKGASSQVQAAIRGSNSGKNVVTEGVEASLIYVRFKAAASELKPILGEIESRSSRKEYAQILSECHSLFCEQRLYLVRGTVQQRISEFARKEALPSLTRSGCAYLMEACQFEHQLFAHFFPSSAADVSSMAPLMDPLCTYLYDTLRPRLIYEGNIDSLCELVDILKVEVLGEQLSRRGESVVGLRPIFQRILADVHERLAFCARTHIREEIANFRPSDEDLDYPGKLERSVDTTSSATVGDNSDIYVTWYRPLEKTVSCLSKLYRCLEPSVFTGLAQEIVEVCSTSLQSASKIISKKATPMDGQLFLIKHLLILREQIAPFAIEFSVTHKELDFSHLLDHLRRILRGQVSLFDWSRSTSLARTFSPRILENQIDARKELEKSLKATCEEFIMSITKLVVDPMLSFVTKVTAVKVALSSGSQGQKLDSVLAKPLKTQAFASPDKVGELVQKVATAIQQDLPKVMTKMRLYLQNPSTRMILFKPIKTNIVEAHIQLQSLLKSEYTTDEMQSIGMLAIPDLQSQLDSLL; this is encoded by the exons ATggcgacgccgccgccgtccaccCTGCCCAAGTCGGGGGCGGTCTCCAAGGGCTACAACTTCGCCTCCACCTGGGAGCAG AACGCGCCGCTCACGGAGCAGCAGAAGGCCGCGATCGCCGCGCTCTCCCATGCCGTGGCCGAGCGGCCGTTGCCGGCCAAtctt GAGAAGAGTTTGGGGAAGGATGGAGGTGCGAATGTGCCAGAGAAAGAGTCCGCTTTGGAGGAGGCTGGTGCAATGGATGCAGTCTTGGTGAATACACATCAG TTCTACAAGTGGTTTGCAGAATTGGAGTCAGTTATGAAATCTGAG ACAGAGGAAAAGTATCGCCTCTACGAGAATACATTAGAGGAGCGTGTCAACACATGTGACGGTATCCTTAAGCAA GTTGATGACACATTGAACTTATTTGAGGAACTACAGTCCTTGCACTCGAGTGTTGCCACAAAGACAAAAACTTTGCATGATGCCTGCGACCAACTT TTGGTTGAGAAACAAAGGCTGATTGAGTTTGCAGAGGCGCTTCGAAGTAGGCTCAACTACTTTGACGAATTGGAAAAT GTTTCAAGCAGCTTTTATTCTCAAAATATGAACATTGGAAACGGACAGTTTCTCCCACTGTTAAAGCGCCTTGATGAATGTATCTC ATATGTTGAAAACAATCCACAATATGCTGAATCTGCTGTTTACTTGGTCAAGTTTTGCCAACTTCAA TCTCGTGCATTAAGTATGATTCGGTCACATGTGCTGTCAATACTTAAAGGCGCTTCATCCCAG GTTCAAGCTGCAATTCGAGGCAGCAATTCTGGCAAAAACGTTGTCACAGAGGGTGTGGAGGCATCTCTTATCTATGTTCGCTTCAAGGCGGCAGCTAGTGAG CTAAAACCGATATTAGGTGAAATTGAAAGTAGATCTTCTAGGAAGGAGTACGCGCAGATTCTTTCCGAGTGTCACAGTTTGTTTTGTGAACAGAGGCTGTACTTG GTACGAGGTACGGTACAGCAACGAATCTCGGAGTTTGCAAGAAAAGAGGCCTTACCTTCGTTAACAAGGTCTGGTTGTGCCTATCTGATGGAG GCATGCCAGTTTGAGCACCAGCTTTTTGCTCACTTCTTCCCATCATCTGCTGCAGATGTTTCAAGTATGGCTCCTTTAATGGACCCACT gTGCACATACTTATATGATACCCTGAGGCCTAGACTGATATATGAAGGAAATATTGATTCTCTCTGTGAACTTGTTGACATTCTGAAAGTTGAAGTGCTAGGAGAACAATTGAGTAGACGTGGTGAATCAGTAGTTGGTCTCCGTCCAATATTCCAAAGGATACTCGCTGATGTTCATGAGCGGTTAGCATTTTGTGCTCGGACTCATATCCGTGAAGAG ATTGCAAATTTTCGCCCTTCTGATGAAGATCTGGATTATCCTGGAAAGCTTGAGCGATCTGTGGATACAACTTCAAGTGCTACT GTTGGTGACAACTCAGACATATATGTGACATGGTACAGACCATTGGAGAAAACAGTTTCGTGCCTATCAAAGCTATATCGCTGCTTAGAACCTTCTGTCTTTACTGGATTAGCCCAG GAAATTGTAGAAGTTTGCTCAACATCTCTGCAG AGTGCAAGCAAGATCATCTCAAAGAAAGCAACCCCAATGGATGGTCAGCTTTTTCTAATTAAGCACCTCCTCATTTTAAGGGAACAG ATTGCTCCATTCGCCATTGAGTTCTCTGTCACGCATAAGGAGCTGGATTTCTCCCATTTGCTG GATCACCTAAGAAGGATTCTCAGGGGCCAGGTCTCATTGTTTGATTGGTCAAGGTCAACATCACTAGCTAGGACCTTTTCTCCCCGCATTTTGGAGAATCAAATTGATGCCAGAAAA GAATTGGAGAAAAGCCTCAAAGCTACCTGTGAAGAGTTTATAATGTCCATCACCAAATTAGTAGTGGACCCAATGCTTTCTTTTGTTACTAAG GTAACTGCTGTCAAAGTTGCATTGTCCTCCGGTAGCCAGGGTCAGAAGTTGGATTCTGTTCTAGCAAAACCCCTGAAGACTCAAGCATTTGCTTCTCCTGATAAAGTTGGAGAGCTAGTACAAAAG GTTGCCACCGCTATTCAACAAGATTTGCCCAAAGTAATGACCAAGATGAGGTTGTATTTGCAAAATCCATCTACACGAATGATCTTATTCAAACCTATCAA GACAAATATAGTCGAGGCTCATATACAGCTGCAGTCCCTTCTGAAGTCAGAATACACCACTGATGAAATGCAATCCATCGGTATGTTGGCTATACCTGATTTGCAGTCTCAACTTGATAGCCTTTTGTAG
- the LOC133895518 gene encoding conserved oligomeric Golgi complex subunit 3-like isoform X2 — translation MATPPPSTLPKSGAVSKGYNFASTWEQNAPLTEQQKAAIAALSHAVAERPLPANLSLGKDGGANVPEKESALEEAGAMDAVLVNTHQFYKWFAELESVMKSETEEKYRLYENTLEERVNTCDGILKQVDDTLNLFEELQSLHSSVATKTKTLHDACDQLLVEKQRLIEFAEALRSRLNYFDELENVSSSFYSQNMNIGNGQFLPLLKRLDECISYVENNPQYAESAVYLVKFCQLQSRALSMIRSHVLSILKGASSQVQAAIRGSNSGKNVVTEGVEASLIYVRFKAAASELKPILGEIESRSSRKEYAQILSECHSLFCEQRLYLVRGTVQQRISEFARKEALPSLTRSGCAYLMEACQFEHQLFAHFFPSSAADVSSMAPLMDPLCTYLYDTLRPRLIYEGNIDSLCELVDILKVEVLGEQLSRRGESVVGLRPIFQRILADVHERLAFCARTHIREEIANFRPSDEDLDYPGKLERSVDTTSSATVGDNSDIYVTWYRPLEKTVSCLSKLYRCLEPSVFTGLAQEIVEVCSTSLQSASKIISKKATPMDGQLFLIKHLLILREQIAPFAIEFSVTHKELDFSHLLDHLRRILRGQVSLFDWSRSTSLARTFSPRILENQIDARKELEKSLKATCEEFIMSITKLVVDPMLSFVTKVTAVKVALSSGSQGQKLDSVLAKPLKTQAFASPDKVGELVQKVATAIQQDLPKVMTKMRLYLQNPSTRMILFKPIKTNIVEAHIQLQSLLKSEYTTDEMQSIGMLAIPDLQSQLDSLL, via the exons ATggcgacgccgccgccgtccaccCTGCCCAAGTCGGGGGCGGTCTCCAAGGGCTACAACTTCGCCTCCACCTGGGAGCAG AACGCGCCGCTCACGGAGCAGCAGAAGGCCGCGATCGCCGCGCTCTCCCATGCCGTGGCCGAGCGGCCGTTGCCGGCCAAtctt AGTTTGGGGAAGGATGGAGGTGCGAATGTGCCAGAGAAAGAGTCCGCTTTGGAGGAGGCTGGTGCAATGGATGCAGTCTTGGTGAATACACATCAG TTCTACAAGTGGTTTGCAGAATTGGAGTCAGTTATGAAATCTGAG ACAGAGGAAAAGTATCGCCTCTACGAGAATACATTAGAGGAGCGTGTCAACACATGTGACGGTATCCTTAAGCAA GTTGATGACACATTGAACTTATTTGAGGAACTACAGTCCTTGCACTCGAGTGTTGCCACAAAGACAAAAACTTTGCATGATGCCTGCGACCAACTT TTGGTTGAGAAACAAAGGCTGATTGAGTTTGCAGAGGCGCTTCGAAGTAGGCTCAACTACTTTGACGAATTGGAAAAT GTTTCAAGCAGCTTTTATTCTCAAAATATGAACATTGGAAACGGACAGTTTCTCCCACTGTTAAAGCGCCTTGATGAATGTATCTC ATATGTTGAAAACAATCCACAATATGCTGAATCTGCTGTTTACTTGGTCAAGTTTTGCCAACTTCAA TCTCGTGCATTAAGTATGATTCGGTCACATGTGCTGTCAATACTTAAAGGCGCTTCATCCCAG GTTCAAGCTGCAATTCGAGGCAGCAATTCTGGCAAAAACGTTGTCACAGAGGGTGTGGAGGCATCTCTTATCTATGTTCGCTTCAAGGCGGCAGCTAGTGAG CTAAAACCGATATTAGGTGAAATTGAAAGTAGATCTTCTAGGAAGGAGTACGCGCAGATTCTTTCCGAGTGTCACAGTTTGTTTTGTGAACAGAGGCTGTACTTG GTACGAGGTACGGTACAGCAACGAATCTCGGAGTTTGCAAGAAAAGAGGCCTTACCTTCGTTAACAAGGTCTGGTTGTGCCTATCTGATGGAG GCATGCCAGTTTGAGCACCAGCTTTTTGCTCACTTCTTCCCATCATCTGCTGCAGATGTTTCAAGTATGGCTCCTTTAATGGACCCACT gTGCACATACTTATATGATACCCTGAGGCCTAGACTGATATATGAAGGAAATATTGATTCTCTCTGTGAACTTGTTGACATTCTGAAAGTTGAAGTGCTAGGAGAACAATTGAGTAGACGTGGTGAATCAGTAGTTGGTCTCCGTCCAATATTCCAAAGGATACTCGCTGATGTTCATGAGCGGTTAGCATTTTGTGCTCGGACTCATATCCGTGAAGAG ATTGCAAATTTTCGCCCTTCTGATGAAGATCTGGATTATCCTGGAAAGCTTGAGCGATCTGTGGATACAACTTCAAGTGCTACT GTTGGTGACAACTCAGACATATATGTGACATGGTACAGACCATTGGAGAAAACAGTTTCGTGCCTATCAAAGCTATATCGCTGCTTAGAACCTTCTGTCTTTACTGGATTAGCCCAG GAAATTGTAGAAGTTTGCTCAACATCTCTGCAG AGTGCAAGCAAGATCATCTCAAAGAAAGCAACCCCAATGGATGGTCAGCTTTTTCTAATTAAGCACCTCCTCATTTTAAGGGAACAG ATTGCTCCATTCGCCATTGAGTTCTCTGTCACGCATAAGGAGCTGGATTTCTCCCATTTGCTG GATCACCTAAGAAGGATTCTCAGGGGCCAGGTCTCATTGTTTGATTGGTCAAGGTCAACATCACTAGCTAGGACCTTTTCTCCCCGCATTTTGGAGAATCAAATTGATGCCAGAAAA GAATTGGAGAAAAGCCTCAAAGCTACCTGTGAAGAGTTTATAATGTCCATCACCAAATTAGTAGTGGACCCAATGCTTTCTTTTGTTACTAAG GTAACTGCTGTCAAAGTTGCATTGTCCTCCGGTAGCCAGGGTCAGAAGTTGGATTCTGTTCTAGCAAAACCCCTGAAGACTCAAGCATTTGCTTCTCCTGATAAAGTTGGAGAGCTAGTACAAAAG GTTGCCACCGCTATTCAACAAGATTTGCCCAAAGTAATGACCAAGATGAGGTTGTATTTGCAAAATCCATCTACACGAATGATCTTATTCAAACCTATCAA GACAAATATAGTCGAGGCTCATATACAGCTGCAGTCCCTTCTGAAGTCAGAATACACCACTGATGAAATGCAATCCATCGGTATGTTGGCTATACCTGATTTGCAGTCTCAACTTGATAGCCTTTTGTAG
- the LOC133896379 gene encoding transcription factor MYB77-like: protein MEAAEGDEGKADCKKTPWTAEEDEALRREVRKHGRQNWAAISAALPERGAKSCRLRWCQHLSPELDSRPFTPEEDARIVELQRMHGNKWATIARHLPGRSDNAVKNRWNSALRKMQGGPAAEDADADDQAAAPACLELFPLRAGGLMEATAAGHFGVREEEVDEEGDVASIVLTLGLPGLSESELTLSLRPVRPS from the coding sequence atggaggcggcggagggcgaCGAGGGCAAGGCGGACTGCAAGAAGACGCCGTGGACcgcggaggaggacgaggcgCTGCGGCGGGAGGTGCGCAAGCACGGGCGGCAGAACTGGGCGGCCATCTCGGCCGCGCTGCCCGAGCGCGGGGCCAAGTCGTGCCGGCTGCGGTGGTGCCAGCACCTGTCCCCGGAGCTGGACAGCCGCCCGTTCACGCCCGAGGAGGACGCGCGCATCGTCGAGCTGCAGCGCATGCACGGCAACAAGTGGGCCACCATCGCGCGTCACCTCCCCGGCCGATCCGACAACGCCGTCAAGAACCGGTGGAACTCCGCTCTCCGCAAGATGCAGGGCGGCCCCGCCGCGGAGGACGCGGACGCTGACGACCAGGCGGCGGCCCCGGCGTGCCTCGAGCTGTTCCCCTTGAGGGCTGGGGGGCTGATGGAGGCCACTGCGGCTGGTCATTTCGGCGTtcgtgaggaggaggtggacgagGAGGGCGATGTGGCGTCGATCGTCCTGACGCTGGGGTTGCCAGGGCTGAGCGAGTCGGAGCTGACGCTGAGCCTGCGGCCCGTGCGGCCGTCGTGA